The Motacilla alba alba isolate MOTALB_02 chromosome 27, Motacilla_alba_V1.0_pri, whole genome shotgun sequence genome includes a window with the following:
- the CNTNAP1 gene encoding contactin-associated protein 1 yields MSARRLFGLLLAACAGFLRPGPGCLARPCYDELVAPLYSYSIGASSRYNIFYSASFARLHSTSGWSPDPRDKQPWLQIDLMQKHRINAVATQGTFNTYDWLTRYIVLYGDHPTSWKPFFQQGSNWTFFGNVNESGVVRHDLHYPILARYIRIIPVAWNPRGKIGLRLGLYGCPYRSHVLYFDGDDAISYRFRAKRVSTFEDDISFNFKTLEQDGVLMHGEGSQGDYITVELKQAQLLLHISLGSSPLHASEGHTTVAVGSLLDDQHWHSLHIERLGHYVNLTLDGEVKRFRCRGTFDQLDLETEVFFGGVIDHDKQHLTYRQNFRGCVENIMFNGVNIADLARHRRPNIRFEGNVGHYCQDQLTSPITFAGINNYVRVPGIPRRNRLAVSFRFRSWDTVGLLLYTGFSDRLGSLEMVLSEGQVNVSIAQPGKKKLEFAAGHRLNDGFWHSVHLVAREGSAVVTIDDDDGAEFRVAHPFQLRTGSQYFFGGCPKPASVTGCRSNQTAFHGCLQMLNVDMQPVDVELLALQRLAQYHNVFFNVCGITDRCTPNLCEHDSRCIQSWDDFMCICDLTGYKGETCHKSLYKETCDAYRVSGKTSGNYTIDPDGSGPLKPFTVYCDIREDRAWTIIRHNRHYATRVTGSSVDQPYLGAVEYWNASWAEVSALANASEYCEQRIELHCYNSRLLNTPSGLPFSFWMGRNDERHYYWGGSRPGIQRCACGLDKNCADPQYFCNCDADHAIWRTDKGLLTFVDHLPVTQVVVGDTNRTGSEAQFVLGPLRCYGDRNTWNTVSFNRGAALIFPTFQANHSLDISFYFKTTAQSGVFLENPGYRNYIRIELNTTRDVAFIFDIGNGDENLTVRSVVPWNDDEWHQVKAELNVKLARLRVDKLPWVVRPFPPQSFVRLEFDRPLYVGAAEHKMRPFLGCLRALRMNGVTLNLEGKANETEGVRVNCTGYCQDPPVPCQNSGLCVERYSHYTCNCSISAFTGPFCNHDIGGYFEEGTWVRYNILPMSLYAAREFASIVSSPWQPLPGYNLTSEEVSFSFSTTSAPAVLLYVSTFVKDYMAVLIKDDGSLQLRYQLGTSPYVFTLTNKPVTDGRPHRVNITRLHRTLYTQVDYLPVVEQQFSLFVDSKLDSPKNLYLGRVMETGVIDPEIQRYNTPGFSGCLSGVKFNTLVPLKAIFHPTSPLRPYSIRGELVESSCASMLPLSTILIPPEMDPWYMATEFPHVHDDGWIGIIIGFVIFLLLLLSGLLALLYFYHHRYKGSYHTNEPKAIQDYGGAAKPPAARKEQNLPQILEEPRGD; encoded by the exons ATGAGCGCCCGCCGCCTCTTCGGGCTCTTGCTCGCCGCCTGCGCCGGCTTCCTGCGCCCCGGTCCCGGCTGCCTCGCAC GACCCTGCTATGATGAGCTCGTTGCTCCCCTGTACTCCTACTCCATCGGTGCCTCCTCCAGATACAACATCTTCTACTCGGCCAGCTTCGCCCGTCTGCACA GCACCAGCGGCTGGTCCCCCGACCCCCGCGAcaagcagccctggctgcagatCGACCTGATGCAAAAGCACCGGATCAACGCAGTGGCCACGCAGGGAACCTTCAACACCTACGACTGGCTTACGCGCTACATCGTGCTCTATGGAGACCACCCCACGAGCTGGAAACCCTTCTTCCAGCAGGGCAGCAACTGG ACATTCTTTGGGAACGTGAACGAGAGCGGGGTGGTGCGGCATGACCTGCATTACCCCATCCTTGCACGGTACATTCGCATCATTCCCGTGGCCTGGAACCCGCGGGGGAAGATCGGGCTGCGCCTGGGCCTCTATGGCTGCCCCTACC ggtCCCATGTGCTCTACTTTGATGGGGACGATGCCATCTCCTACCGTTTCCGAGCCAAGAGGGTCAGCACCTTCGAGGATGACATCTCCTTCAACTTCAAGACgctggagcaggatggggtGCTGATGCACGGGGAGGGCTCACAGGGTGACTACATCACGGTGGAGCTcaaacaggcccagctcctcctgcacatCAGCTTAG gcagcagcccacTGCACGCCAGTGAGGGCCACACGACGGTGGCGGTGGGCAGCCTCCTGGATGACCAGCACTGGCACTCGCTGCACATCGAGCGCCTCGGCCACTACGTCAACCTGACGCTGGACGGGGAGGTCAAGCGCTTCCGCTGCCGTGGCACCTTCGACCAGCTCGACCTCGAAACTGAG GTATTCTTTGGAGGGGTGATCGACCACGACAAGCAGCACCTCACCTACCGGCAGAACTTCCGGGGCTGTGTGGAGAACATCATGTTCAACGGGGTCAACATCGCCGACCTGGCCCGGCACCGGCGGCCCAACATTCGCTTTGAG GGCAATGTGGGCCACTACTGCCAGGACCAGCTGACCAGCCCCATCACCTTTGCTGGCATCAACAACTACGTGCGGGTGCCGGGGATCCCCCGCAGGAACCGCCTGGCTGTCAGCTTCCGCTTCCGCTCCTGGGACACCGTTGGCCTCCTGCTCTACACCGGCTTTTCTGACCGCCTGGGCTCCCTCGAGATGGTGCTGAGCGAGGGGCAGGTCAATGTCTCCATCGCCCAGCCTGGCAAGAAGAAGCTGGAGTTTGCTGCAG GGCATCGCCTGAATGATGGCTTCTGGCACTCGGTGCACCTGGTGGCACGGGAGGGCTCAGCTGTGGTGACCATCGACGATGATGATGGTGCCGAGTTTCGGGTGGCGCACCCCTTCCAGCTGCGCACGGGCAGCCAGTACTTCTTTGGAG GCTGCCCCAAGCCGGCCTCAGTCACCGGCTGCCGGTCAAACCAGACGGCTTTCCACGGCTGCCTGCAGATGCTGAACGTGGACATGCAGCCCGtggacgtggagctgctggcactgcaaCGGCTGGCACAGTACCACAACGTGTTCTTCAACGTCTGTGGGATCACAGACAG GTGCACCCCCAACCTGTGTGAGCACGACAGCCGCTGTATCCAATCCTGGGATGACTTCATGTGCATCTGCGACCTGACGGGGTACAAGGGGGAGACCTGCCACAAAT CCCTTTACAAGGAAACGTGTGATGCTTACCGGGTCAGCGGGAAGACCTCGGGCAACTACACCATCGACCCAGATGGCAGCGGGCCACTCAAGCCCTTCACGGTGTACTGTGACATCCGAG AGGACCGAGCGTGGACCATCATCCGGCACAACCGTCACTACGCCACGCGGGTGACGGGCTCCAGCGTGGACCAGCCCTACCTGGGGGCCGTGGAGTACTGGAACGCCTCCTGGGCCGAGGTCTCAGCCCTGGCCAATGCCTCTGAGTACTGCGAGCAGCGCATTGAGCTCCACTGCTACAACTCCCGCCTGCTCAACACCCCCT CCGGGCTGCCCTTCAGCTTCTGGATGGGTCGGAACGACGAGCGGCACTACTACTGGGGGGGCTCGCGGCCGGGCATCCAGCGCTGCGCCTGCGGGCTGGACAAGAACTGTGCTGACCCCCAGTACTTCTGCAACTGCGATGCCGACCATGCGATTTG GAGGACAGACAAGGGTCTGCTGACCTTTGTGGACCACCTGCCCGTCACCCAGGTTGTAGTTGGAGACACCAACCGCACTGGCTCTGAAGCCCAGTTCGTGCTGGGGCCCCTACGGTGCTATGGAGACC GCAACACCTGGAACACCGTCTCCTTCAACAGGGGCGCAGCCCTGATCTTCCCCACCTTCCAAGCCAACCACAGCCTTGACATCTCCTTCTACTTCAAGACCACTGCCCAGTCTGGAGTCTTCCTGGAGAACCCAGGCTACCGAAACTACATCCGCATCGAGCTCAACA CCACTAGGGACGTGGCGTTTATATTTGACATTGGGAATGGGGACGAGAACCTGACGGTGCGGTCGGTGGTACCCTGGAACGACGATGAGTGGCACCAGGTGAAGGCTGAGCTCAACGTCAAGCTAGCACGGCTGCGGGTGGACAAGCTGCCCTGGGTGGTGCGGCCATTCCCCCCACAGAGCTTCGTCCGCCTGGAATTTGACAGGCCCCTCTACGTCG GCGCAGCAGAGCACAAGATGCGCCCGTTCCTGGGGTGCCTGCGGGCGCTGCGGATGAACGGGGTCACGCTCAACCTGGAGGGCAAAGCCAACGAGACGGAGGGCGTGCGGGTCAACTGCACCGGCTACTGCCAGGACCCGCCGGTGCCCTGCCAGAACAGCGGGCTCTGCGTGGAGCGCTACAGCCACTACACCTGCAACTGCAGCATCTCCGCCTTCACCGGGCCCTTCTGCAACCACG ACATCGGCGGGTACTTCGAGGAGGGCACCTGGGTGCGGTACAACATCCTGCCCATGTCGCTGTACGCCGCCCGGGAGTTCGCCAGCATtgtgagcagcccctggcagcccctgcctggctACAACCTCACCAGCGAGGAGGTCAGCTTCAGCTTCAGCACCACCTCGGCACCTGCCGTGCTGCTCTACGTCAGCACCTTCGTCAAGGACTATATGGCTGTGCTCATCAAGGATGATG GGAGCCTACAGCTGCGCTACCAGCTGGGCACCAGCCCCTATGTCTTCACTCTCACCAACAAGCCAGTGACAGATGGGCGGCCGCACCGTGTCAACATCACCCGCCTGCACCGAACACTCTACACCCAG GTGGACTATCTCCCCGTCGTGGAGCAGCAATTTTCCCTGTTTGTGGACAGCAAGCTGGATTCGCCCAAAAACCTGTACCTGGGTCGTGTGATGG AGACTGGCGTGATTGACCCCGAGATCCAGCGCTACAACACACCCGGCTTCTCAGGCTGCCTCTCAGGGGTGAAATTCAACACCCTCGTGCCCCTCAAAGCCATCTTCCACCCCACCAGTCCCCTGCGGCCCTACAGCATCCGGGGGGAACTGGTGGAGTCGAGCTGTGCCTCAATGCTCCCCCTCAGCACCATCCTTATCCCTCCTGAGATGGACCCCTGGTACATGGCCACAG AGTTCCCCCACGTGCACGATGATGGCTGGATTGGGATCATCATCGGGT TCGTGatcttcctgctcctgctgctgtcagggctGCTGGCGCTGCTCTACTTCTACCACCACCGCTACAAGGGCTCCTACCACACCAACGAGCCCAAGGCCATCCAGGATTACGGCGGTGCTGCCAAACCACCGGCGGCACGCAAGGAACAGAACCTGCCCCAGATCCTGGAGGAGCCGAGAGGGGACTAG
- the CCR10 gene encoding C-C chemokine receptor type 10 isoform X1 yields MEQVTPSPDPTELMATTDFYPWEDEYLSEASMLPELCEKQAVQGFARTFQPAVYLLFSLLGTVGNGLVLLTHTRYRQAHSVTDVCLLHLALSDLLLLLTLPFAISDTLQGWSPGTAACKALQGLYALNFYSGFLFLTGISVDRYVAIVRVPVACRLRPRARRLGWLTAGLAWLLATLLALPQFIYGQAEQHQDLRLCRVVFPRVVSRAARGATNVLQVLLGFAVPCLVMTSCYAAVARTLLAARGAQPHRALRVLLALVLVFVALQLPHSVMVLLDAAELLASWEMSCAQSRRKDLALLVTGGLAYLRCCLNPLLYAFLGQRFRRELRLLASDAGCVGSPDPRRSGRHGPRRRTSLSSGLDVM; encoded by the exons ATGGAGCAG GTGACTCCCAGCCCCGACCCAACAGAGCTGATGGCCACCACTGACTTCTACCCCTGGGAGGACGAATACTTGAGCGAGGCCAGCATGTTGCCCGAGCTCTGTGAGAAGCAGGCAGTACAGGGCTTTGCCCGCACCTTCCAGCCTGCCGTGTACCTGCTGTTCTCACTGCTGGGCACAGTGGGGAAcgggctggtgctgctgacgCACACCCGCTACCGCCAGGCACACAGCGTCACCGATGTCTGCCTCCTGCACCTCGCTCTGTCCgacctcctgctgctcctgacgCTGCCCTTCGCCATCAGCGACACGCTGCAGGGCTGGTCCCCAGGCACAGCCGCCTGCAAGGCGCTGCAGGGTCTCTACGCCCTCAACTTCTACAGCGGCTTCCTTTTCCTCACGGGCATCAGCGTGGATCGCTACGTGGCCATCGTGCGGGTGCCGGTCGCCTGCCGCCTGCGCCCACGGGCTCGCCGCCTCGGCTGGCTGACAGCggggctggcctggctgctggccacgctgctaGCCCTGCCCCAGTTCATCTAcggccaggcagagcagcaccaggaccTCCGGCTCTGCCGCGTCGTCTTCCCCCGTGTGGTCTCACGGGCAGCCCGCGGGGCCACCAAcgtgctgcaggtgctgctgggcttcGCGGTGCCGTGCCTGGTGATGACCAGCTGCTACGCGGCCGTGGCACGGACGCTGCTGGCGGCCCGCGGTGCGCAGCCCCACCGGGCGCTGCgggtgctgctggccctggtgcTCGTGTTcgtggccctgcagctgccccacagCGTGATGGTGCTGCTGGACGCGGCCgagctgctggccagctggGAGATGAGCTGCGCCCAGAGCCGCCGCAAGGACCTGGCGCTGCTGGTCACCGGCGGGCTGGCGTACCTGCGCTGCTGCCTCAACCCCCTGCTCTACGCCTTCCTCGGCCAGCGCTTCCGCCGGGAGCTGCGCCTGCTCGCCAGCGACGCCGGCTGTGTGGGGTCCCCCGACCCGCGCCGCTCCGGCCGCCACGGTCCCCGCCGGCGGACATCGCTCTCCAGCGGCTTGGACGTGATGTAG
- the CCR10 gene encoding C-C chemokine receptor type 10 isoform X2, producing the protein MATTDFYPWEDEYLSEASMLPELCEKQAVQGFARTFQPAVYLLFSLLGTVGNGLVLLTHTRYRQAHSVTDVCLLHLALSDLLLLLTLPFAISDTLQGWSPGTAACKALQGLYALNFYSGFLFLTGISVDRYVAIVRVPVACRLRPRARRLGWLTAGLAWLLATLLALPQFIYGQAEQHQDLRLCRVVFPRVVSRAARGATNVLQVLLGFAVPCLVMTSCYAAVARTLLAARGAQPHRALRVLLALVLVFVALQLPHSVMVLLDAAELLASWEMSCAQSRRKDLALLVTGGLAYLRCCLNPLLYAFLGQRFRRELRLLASDAGCVGSPDPRRSGRHGPRRRTSLSSGLDVM; encoded by the coding sequence ATGGCCACCACTGACTTCTACCCCTGGGAGGACGAATACTTGAGCGAGGCCAGCATGTTGCCCGAGCTCTGTGAGAAGCAGGCAGTACAGGGCTTTGCCCGCACCTTCCAGCCTGCCGTGTACCTGCTGTTCTCACTGCTGGGCACAGTGGGGAAcgggctggtgctgctgacgCACACCCGCTACCGCCAGGCACACAGCGTCACCGATGTCTGCCTCCTGCACCTCGCTCTGTCCgacctcctgctgctcctgacgCTGCCCTTCGCCATCAGCGACACGCTGCAGGGCTGGTCCCCAGGCACAGCCGCCTGCAAGGCGCTGCAGGGTCTCTACGCCCTCAACTTCTACAGCGGCTTCCTTTTCCTCACGGGCATCAGCGTGGATCGCTACGTGGCCATCGTGCGGGTGCCGGTCGCCTGCCGCCTGCGCCCACGGGCTCGCCGCCTCGGCTGGCTGACAGCggggctggcctggctgctggccacgctgctaGCCCTGCCCCAGTTCATCTAcggccaggcagagcagcaccaggaccTCCGGCTCTGCCGCGTCGTCTTCCCCCGTGTGGTCTCACGGGCAGCCCGCGGGGCCACCAAcgtgctgcaggtgctgctgggcttcGCGGTGCCGTGCCTGGTGATGACCAGCTGCTACGCGGCCGTGGCACGGACGCTGCTGGCGGCCCGCGGTGCGCAGCCCCACCGGGCGCTGCgggtgctgctggccctggtgcTCGTGTTcgtggccctgcagctgccccacagCGTGATGGTGCTGCTGGACGCGGCCgagctgctggccagctggGAGATGAGCTGCGCCCAGAGCCGCCGCAAGGACCTGGCGCTGCTGGTCACCGGCGGGCTGGCGTACCTGCGCTGCTGCCTCAACCCCCTGCTCTACGCCTTCCTCGGCCAGCGCTTCCGCCGGGAGCTGCGCCTGCTCGCCAGCGACGCCGGCTGTGTGGGGTCCCCCGACCCGCGCCGCTCCGGCCGCCACGGTCCCCGCCGGCGGACATCGCTCTCCAGCGGCTTGGACGTGATGTAG